In the Ignavibacteriota bacterium genome, GGCGTGTACGTCTGGCAGCCGTCGCTCTAGCCCATTTGCACCAACCCGCCGCGTTTGCTACATTGCGTCTTCGCCATTCGCGATTCGACACCCGGAGGGGTGGGTGAGTGGCTGAAACCAACGGTTTGCTAAACCGTCGTAGGGTGTTAAGCTCTACCGAGGGTTCGAATCCCTCCCCCTCCGCTCCAAGGTCAAACCTCGTTTGACCTTTTTTATTGTGGCTGAAACCAATCTGCCTTTGGCGGACTAAACCGTCGTAGGGTGTTAAGCTCTACCGAGGGTTCTCCGCCGACGGCGGACTCCCCCTCCGCTCCAAAGGTCAAACATCGTTTGACCTTTTTTATTGTGGCTGAAACCAATCTGCCTCTGGCGGACTAAACCGTCGTAGGGTGTTAAGCTCTACCGAGGGTTCTCCGCCAAAGGCGGATTCCTCCACCGCACTCAACGCCAGATCGCAAGGTCTGGCGTTGCTGTTTGCAGCATCGGAGGAGAAACTCTACGTTGGGGAATAATTCTCGCCTCCATGTGCCTGGGTCACAACTGACAGAGGACGCCATGTGTAATACAACGCCACGTTTCAGCATGATGATGCTCGTCGTGCTGATCTGCACTTGCCATGCCCAGCAGATGCTGCCTGGATCAGCCGAGGTACTGCTGTCGGATACTCCCGCCATGCGGTTCACCCGTCCGTGGATTTCCGTGAATGGCCGCGGCGAGGCGCTTGTGCTGTGGGATGGCGGGCGCGCATGGGTCGATGCGAATCTGGACAGGCGGCAACGCGCACTTCCTGGTCCCGAAATCCAAGCACTCTTCGGACTCCAGGACACCATGTGGTTCGGGATGATCTCGCGCACCACCGTGTACGACGGCGGGTGGCTGGGGAACGAATCCGATTATCGTCTCGTTCGCGGCGCAGGGTCGTCCATTCTGGATTCGACGATCATTGTGCTCACTTCGGCTGGTCTGTTATCTCGGGCGGAGCCTGGAGAATTCCGCAGCGAACGAATCTCGGTGCTCGACGGCTTTCTGCATGATTCCAAAGTGTTCCTTACCTCGCATGTGCGGCTCGCTTCCTCTTCCACAGGCCTAAGCTTCAATGGGACTCAGCACAAAGTGCGGCAGTGGGATCCGGTCCTCCACAGGATACGTGACGTGCACACCTACACGTTTCCCAATTGGTCAGACCTGGGCTGGGTGACGGGCGATACGCTCCCTACGCTCGCGCACGTGTCCCGCCCGGCGAACAATGCACTCACCTTGTACTGGCGAACTCGCGCCGAATCGTTCAGGCAAGGCATCAACTACTACCATCGTTTCCTCTGCATTCTCGATCTTCCGTCTGTCACACAGCAGCCACAGTTTCTGATCGATTCCGTGCGCAGCGACTCACTCGACCTGTCGGATCAGGCGCTGGCACCGGAGGGTGCAACGGTTGATATCGTCCGGCGGGACACGAAGTCGTCCCAGCTCTTTGTAGATCGATTCAACATGGTCGACAGCTCGCTGCAACGCTCCACCCTCACGGGAGCCGTCCGTGCGCATGACGTCATGTACGCGGGAAACGAACTTCCGCCCGCTCAGCCTGCACACTACAATGCACAGGCGGATTACGTCGTCCGCCGACTTGACGACGGCAGGCGGCTGCTCGTCTGGTCCTCTCCCGATCCTGACGGGGAGCATGACATCCTCGCCTGTGTCTACGACAAGGACTGGCGGGTGCTGGGTGCGGTCAAGCGTGTCAACCTCGATACCACAGGTCAGAAGGTGTTTCCGTCGGTCGCCGTCGCCGGTTCCCGGGTGTATGTCACATGGCAGGATACGCGTCGTCGTGTGATCGACACATATGTGCGCAGCTTCGAACTGGATCAGTTGACATCGACAGATCCTATGCCGGCTCCTTCTGTCCTGCGTCTCGACGGACCCTGGCCGCAGCCTGCTTCGTCGTTGCTCCGGTTCAACGTTCATGCGCCCGTCGGGGCTGCCTCGATGCATATCGGGCTGTACGACGTCCTTGGTCGCATTGTCGTTTCAGAACAACAGGATCTTAAGAATATCTACCACCATTCCCTTGATCTTCGACACCTGCGCACCGGGCACTACACGCTCGTGCTCACAGCGGGAACGTCACGCCTCTCCCGTTCGATTCTTGTCGCCCGTTGAGAGTGTGATGCA is a window encoding:
- a CDS encoding T9SS type A sorting domain-containing protein, with amino-acid sequence MCNTTPRFSMMMLVVLICTCHAQQMLPGSAEVLLSDTPAMRFTRPWISVNGRGEALVLWDGGRAWVDANLDRRQRALPGPEIQALFGLQDTMWFGMISRTTVYDGGWLGNESDYRLVRGAGSSILDSTIIVLTSAGLLSRAEPGEFRSERISVLDGFLHDSKVFLTSHVRLASSSTGLSFNGTQHKVRQWDPVLHRIRDVHTYTFPNWSDLGWVTGDTLPTLAHVSRPANNALTLYWRTRAESFRQGINYYHRFLCILDLPSVTQQPQFLIDSVRSDSLDLSDQALAPEGATVDIVRRDTKSSQLFVDRFNMVDSSLQRSTLTGAVRAHDVMYAGNELPPAQPAHYNAQADYVVRRLDDGRRLLVWSSPDPDGEHDILACVYDKDWRVLGAVKRVNLDTTGQKVFPSVAVAGSRVYVTWQDTRRRVIDTYVRSFELDQLTSTDPMPAPSVLRLDGPWPQPASSLLRFNVHAPVGAASMHIGLYDVLGRIVVSEQQDLKNIYHHSLDLRHLRTGHYTLVLTAGTSRLSRSILVAR